The following are encoded in a window of Brevibacillus sp. DP1.3A genomic DNA:
- a CDS encoding SpoVR family protein, whose amino-acid sequence MTNDERNELERSIDEITEIAKGFNLDFYPMRYEICPSDIIYTFGAYGMPTRFSHWSFGKSFYRMKLQYDLNLSKIYELVINSNPCYAFLLDGNSLIQNKLIVAHVLAHCDFFKNNVRFSNTNRDMVESMAASGERIRQYEIEYGKDAVENLLDASLAIQEHIDPSLLRPKLRWKREPEEMNKKTKNERRSPYDDLWGLDRKAKEEAELVKAPRKFPPEPEKDLLLFIMEYSNILDDWQRDVLTIIRDEMLYFWPQMETKIMNEGWATYWHMRILREMELTESETIEFAKLHSSVIQPSTTSINPYHLGLKILEDIEKRWDNPTKEEQERFGRKPGEGRAKIFEVRELESDISFIRNFLTKDLVSDLDLYMFGKQGNDWVVAEKQWEKVRDGLAGTRVNGGFPYVLVHDGDYLRSGELYLKHHFEGLELDVKYVEKTLPYVYSLWGKSVHLESMVEDRQVLFTYDGKKVHRRFL is encoded by the coding sequence TTGACCAACGACGAGCGAAACGAACTGGAGCGATCCATTGACGAAATTACCGAGATCGCCAAAGGGTTCAATCTTGATTTTTACCCGATGCGATACGAGATATGCCCGTCTGACATCATTTATACATTTGGCGCGTATGGAATGCCGACACGATTTTCTCATTGGAGTTTTGGGAAGTCGTTCTACCGAATGAAACTGCAATATGACCTGAATCTGAGCAAAATCTATGAGCTCGTCATCAACTCCAATCCTTGTTACGCGTTTCTTTTGGACGGCAATTCCTTGATCCAAAACAAGCTCATTGTGGCTCACGTCCTTGCTCATTGCGACTTCTTCAAAAACAATGTGCGCTTCTCCAACACCAATCGGGATATGGTCGAAAGTATGGCGGCCAGTGGAGAGCGGATTCGCCAGTATGAAATCGAGTACGGCAAGGATGCTGTCGAGAATTTGCTCGATGCGAGCTTGGCGATTCAGGAGCATATCGATCCGAGCTTGCTGCGTCCAAAGCTGCGTTGGAAACGAGAGCCAGAGGAAATGAACAAAAAGACGAAGAACGAACGGCGATCCCCATATGACGATCTCTGGGGATTGGACCGCAAAGCAAAAGAGGAAGCCGAGCTGGTAAAAGCACCACGCAAATTCCCGCCAGAGCCGGAAAAAGACCTCCTGCTGTTCATTATGGAATACAGCAATATCTTAGACGATTGGCAACGGGATGTGCTGACGATCATTCGGGATGAGATGCTGTATTTCTGGCCGCAGATGGAGACGAAGATCATGAACGAAGGCTGGGCCACCTACTGGCATATGCGCATCCTACGGGAAATGGAGCTGACTGAATCGGAGACGATCGAGTTTGCCAAGCTGCATTCCTCCGTCATTCAGCCTTCGACGACGAGCATTAATCCGTATCATTTGGGTCTGAAAATTTTGGAGGACATTGAGAAACGCTGGGATAATCCGACCAAGGAAGAGCAGGAACGCTTCGGACGCAAGCCAGGAGAGGGACGCGCGAAAATTTTCGAGGTGCGGGAGCTGGAGTCCGACATCAGCTTCATTCGTAACTTCCTGACCAAGGACCTCGTCAGTGATCTGGATTTGTACATGTTCGGCAAGCAGGGCAACGATTGGGTTGTCGCGGAAAAGCAGTGGGAAAAGGTACGCGATGGTCTTGCGGGCACACGGGTTAATGGGGGATTCCCTTATGTACTCGTGCACGATGGGGATTACTTACGCTCCGGCGAGCTGTACTTGAAGCATCATTTCGAGGGGCTGGAGCTGGATGTCAAATACGTAGAAAAAACATTGCCTTACGTCTATTCCCTATGGGGAAAATCCGTTCATCTGGAATCGATGGTGGAGGATCGACAGGTGTTGTTTACGTACGATGGGAAGAAGGTACATCGTCGCTTTTTATAG
- a CDS encoding methyl-accepting chemotaxis protein — translation MKTKLRNWFRSYRTKLIITFLLILLVPSLVVGSLAYHQAKQEIDKQIMDSANENVDLVNSIVSNTFEGKKKDADYLAKDITPGVKSAEVQEEIMHHLDMYMGMHAEASSISLGTVDGQYFRAPKQEVQAGFDPRTRDWYKRAMENKGTVVVTEPYISAVSGEVLVAVARTTEDGEGVICITVGIEQIKQLANSVSIGTDGDVIVVDSNKKYVVHPENQAGTLAQESFYDNLYQGETGKFTYEEQSIPKQIYYVTNPATGWKIAGSMYLSEIEDAAQPIFAQTFWTITICLLLGGLIVAAVLRSLLQSIQEVKVHAVRVSQGNLTDPIKVRSTDEIGELGHAFNTMQDNLRALISDVEARAEQVAASSEQLTASAQQTSIATEHVTTAVQDVAGSAEQQTSGIDQNVRSLQDISEGVTRIVESVNVLSDTAQQTTVQAEEGGNFVAQVMSQMKSIHESVEQSDRMTKSLYDRSKEIGTISDVISGIAQQTNLLALNAAIEAARAGEHGKGFAVVATEVRLLAEQSQLSAKQISELITEIQRETKQSVDNMEKVSLDVAAGLNVSEETIHKFEGIMESTRLTNPHIAEVSLIAQQILASVQEVTATANVLVTIAKSNAETAEEVAASTEEQLASMQEISSSAQSLSSLAEELKVLINKFTY, via the coding sequence GTGAAAACTAAATTGCGAAATTGGTTTCGAAGCTATCGAACCAAACTCATTATCACATTTCTCTTGATTCTGTTAGTCCCTTCCCTTGTCGTTGGAAGCCTAGCTTACCATCAAGCGAAACAAGAAATTGACAAACAGATCATGGACAGCGCCAACGAAAACGTCGATTTGGTCAACTCCATCGTCAGCAATACGTTTGAGGGCAAAAAGAAGGATGCTGACTATTTGGCAAAAGATATCACACCTGGCGTGAAATCAGCTGAAGTTCAAGAAGAAATCATGCATCATTTGGATATGTATATGGGTATGCATGCGGAAGCGTCCAGTATCAGTTTGGGAACGGTTGATGGACAGTACTTCCGCGCTCCTAAGCAAGAAGTACAGGCAGGTTTTGATCCGCGTACGAGAGACTGGTACAAAAGAGCGATGGAAAACAAGGGGACTGTCGTCGTTACGGAGCCATATATTTCGGCGGTATCAGGTGAGGTTTTAGTAGCGGTAGCAAGAACGACGGAGGATGGCGAAGGGGTTATCTGCATTACCGTTGGGATTGAACAGATCAAACAACTGGCAAACTCAGTCAGCATCGGTACCGATGGAGATGTCATCGTAGTGGACAGCAATAAGAAGTATGTCGTCCATCCGGAAAATCAGGCAGGAACGCTGGCACAAGAGAGTTTTTACGACAATTTGTACCAAGGGGAAACAGGTAAATTCACTTACGAGGAGCAAAGCATCCCGAAACAGATTTACTATGTGACGAATCCGGCTACAGGCTGGAAAATTGCCGGGTCGATGTACCTGTCAGAGATTGAGGATGCTGCACAGCCGATTTTTGCGCAAACATTTTGGACGATCACGATCTGCTTGCTGCTGGGAGGACTCATTGTAGCAGCTGTACTGCGTTCCCTCCTCCAGTCCATTCAGGAAGTGAAGGTACATGCGGTCAGAGTGAGCCAAGGTAATTTGACTGACCCGATTAAAGTGCGGTCAACCGATGAAATCGGTGAGCTCGGCCATGCGTTTAACACGATGCAGGATAACCTGCGCGCGCTCATTTCCGATGTCGAGGCCAGAGCGGAGCAAGTAGCAGCGTCTTCGGAGCAATTGACTGCGAGTGCGCAGCAGACGAGCATTGCAACCGAGCATGTAACGACTGCTGTTCAGGACGTAGCTGGCAGCGCGGAACAACAAACGAGCGGAATCGACCAAAATGTTCGTTCATTACAGGACATTTCGGAAGGGGTCACACGGATAGTAGAGAGTGTTAATGTGTTGTCAGATACTGCTCAGCAAACGACAGTTCAGGCAGAAGAAGGAGGCAACTTTGTCGCTCAGGTCATGAGTCAAATGAAGTCGATTCATGAATCGGTAGAACAGTCGGATCGCATGACCAAATCGCTCTATGATCGTTCGAAAGAAATCGGCACGATCTCGGATGTCATCAGCGGAATTGCCCAGCAGACGAATTTGTTGGCATTGAATGCAGCGATAGAAGCGGCGCGGGCTGGTGAGCATGGTAAAGGCTTTGCGGTTGTTGCTACAGAGGTGCGTCTGTTGGCTGAGCAATCACAATTGTCGGCCAAGCAAATTTCTGAATTGATTACAGAGATTCAGCGGGAAACCAAGCAATCCGTCGACAACATGGAAAAAGTCAGCCTGGATGTTGCAGCAGGCTTGAACGTTTCGGAGGAGACGATTCACAAGTTTGAAGGCATCATGGAAAGCACCAGACTGACCAATCCACATATCGCAGAGGTTTCCTTGATCGCACAGCAAATCTTGGCTAGTGTTCAGGAAGTAACCGCGACAGCCAATGTGCTCGTCACCATCGCGAAAAGTAATGCCGAAACAGCCGAGGAAGTAGCAGCCTCTACTGAGGAGCAGCTCGCCTCCATGCAAGAGATCTCATCCTCCGCTCAATCCCTGTCGTCATTGGCGGAAGAGCTGAAAGTTTTGATCAATAAGTTTACTTATTAA
- a CDS encoding 3-hydroxyacyl-CoA dehydrogenase family protein: MEKHAAVIGSGVMGHGIAQLYALAGFRVSLYDLQEEFLMKARASIEHSLSLLVAEGVIADQSRVTALEHIVLTTDLRAAVSDAEVITEAVPEVIELKWELFEKLEQYARPDAIIASNTSTFSIARLIEKATTPQRYIITHFFNPAQLVPLVEIVKHERTAQEVVRKTMQLMEEIGKSPVLLKKDVPGFIANRLQTALMREAFHLLAEGVADAAQIDTVMKEGIGYRWAFVGPIETADFGGLDTWKRVMDNLAPELDASTKAPAIIEDRVAEGNLGTKTGAGIYSYKDTSVSEKLRVRDEQFIRLGKMKRG, from the coding sequence ATGGAAAAGCATGCGGCTGTTATCGGATCAGGTGTTATGGGACATGGAATCGCGCAGCTATATGCATTGGCTGGATTTCGTGTTTCTCTTTACGATTTGCAGGAAGAGTTTTTGATGAAAGCGAGAGCTAGCATCGAGCACAGCCTTTCCCTTCTGGTTGCAGAGGGAGTGATTGCAGACCAGTCTAGAGTAACAGCACTCGAACATATTGTCCTGACCACGGATTTGCGAGCGGCAGTATCTGATGCAGAAGTCATCACAGAAGCAGTACCAGAAGTCATCGAGCTAAAGTGGGAGCTGTTTGAAAAGCTGGAGCAATACGCAAGGCCAGATGCGATTATTGCTTCCAATACGTCTACGTTTTCGATTGCGCGACTGATCGAAAAAGCAACTACGCCACAACGCTATATCATTACACATTTTTTCAATCCGGCTCAATTGGTTCCGTTGGTCGAGATAGTCAAGCACGAGAGGACCGCGCAGGAAGTGGTTCGCAAGACGATGCAGCTAATGGAAGAGATCGGGAAGTCTCCGGTTTTGCTGAAAAAGGATGTACCGGGCTTTATCGCCAATCGGCTACAAACAGCCTTGATGAGAGAAGCTTTTCATTTGCTCGCAGAAGGTGTAGCAGATGCAGCCCAGATCGATACGGTGATGAAAGAGGGCATTGGCTATCGTTGGGCTTTTGTCGGGCCTATTGAGACGGCGGATTTTGGCGGACTTGATACGTGGAAGCGTGTGATGGATAACCTGGCGCCAGAGCTGGATGCGTCGACAAAAGCACCCGCCATCATTGAAGACAGAGTAGCAGAAGGCAATCTCGGCACCAAGACCGGAGCAGGTATTTACTCGTATAAGGATACGTCTGTTTCAGAAAAGCTTCGTGTACGTGACGAACAGTTCATTCGCTTGGGGAAAATGAAGCGCGGTTGA
- a CDS encoding SDR family oxidoreductase, translating into MKLLNKVVVITGASRGLGLEMANVLAKEGAIVWATSRSAPHPNEIAHAEPGSVTNIQLDVTDEQSVLALFARVQRIYGRLDVLVNNAGVGVFKPVEQTSLEEWENVFRTNVTGLFLCSREGYKVMKAHGGRIINISSVSGYIPIAENGVYGASKFAVQGFSQICNEEWKNDNVRVSTIFPGAVHTNMTEDRHFFDPSAMLVPKDVADTVLDIASRPLHVRIDEVKILPPKGIL; encoded by the coding sequence ATGAAACTACTGAATAAAGTCGTGGTCATCACAGGAGCCAGTCGAGGATTGGGTCTTGAAATGGCAAATGTTCTGGCAAAAGAAGGAGCGATTGTTTGGGCAACCTCTCGATCCGCGCCTCATCCCAACGAAATCGCACACGCTGAACCGGGAAGTGTGACGAATATACAGCTAGACGTGACAGACGAGCAAAGTGTCCTTGCCCTATTTGCGCGTGTACAAAGGATATACGGACGTCTAGATGTCCTCGTCAACAATGCAGGAGTCGGCGTGTTTAAGCCTGTTGAACAAACAAGCTTAGAAGAATGGGAGAATGTTTTCCGCACTAATGTAACTGGACTCTTTCTTTGTAGTCGCGAAGGATACAAGGTAATGAAAGCTCACGGGGGCCGAATCATCAATATCTCTAGTGTCTCAGGCTATATTCCCATTGCGGAAAACGGCGTTTATGGTGCTTCGAAATTTGCCGTCCAAGGCTTTTCCCAAATTTGCAATGAAGAATGGAAAAACGACAATGTAAGAGTCTCCACCATTTTTCCCGGCGCCGTTCATACAAACATGACGGAGGACCGGCATTTTTTTGATCCGAGTGCGATGCTCGTACCAAAAGATGTGGCAGATACCGTGTTAGATATCGCCTCCCGTCCCCTCCACGTTCGAATCGATGAAGTCAAAATCCTTCCTCCTAAAGGCATTCTCTAA
- a CDS encoding SDR family NAD(P)-dependent oxidoreductase, translating into MQQVAMITGAGNGIGAAAAKLLAQHGVHVAVLDVQEEKAQLVAKEINQAGGQALPIRCDVGQRAQVEEAIQLVESHFGDVTILVNNAGVGGPFHRVDEVSDEEWDWIMNTNLKSVFLFCRNLLPKMKERNYGRIVNIASIQGLLGSAHSSTYVASKHGMIGYTKTIAAEWGEHGITCNAICPGYVDTAMGVRPEDISDYMNRVIAKSPVKRVAHPLEIAQMVYHLVGPHSGYINGASITMDGGISSHIGITDQLS; encoded by the coding sequence ATGCAGCAAGTAGCAATGATCACAGGAGCAGGCAATGGGATCGGGGCCGCAGCAGCAAAACTTTTGGCTCAACATGGGGTCCATGTCGCTGTTCTTGATGTACAAGAAGAAAAGGCACAGTTAGTCGCCAAAGAAATCAATCAGGCAGGCGGTCAAGCCTTGCCCATTCGCTGTGATGTCGGTCAACGAGCGCAGGTTGAAGAAGCCATCCAGCTTGTGGAATCGCATTTCGGGGATGTCACCATCTTGGTCAATAATGCAGGAGTGGGCGGGCCATTCCACCGGGTAGACGAGGTCTCCGATGAAGAGTGGGATTGGATCATGAATACCAACCTGAAGAGTGTATTCCTATTTTGCAGAAACCTGTTGCCCAAAATGAAAGAAAGGAACTACGGGCGGATCGTAAACATCGCTTCCATTCAGGGCTTACTAGGCTCTGCACATTCATCCACCTACGTCGCTTCCAAACACGGCATGATCGGCTATACAAAAACAATTGCGGCGGAATGGGGAGAGCACGGGATTACTTGTAATGCCATCTGTCCGGGGTATGTGGATACTGCGATGGGCGTACGTCCGGAGGATATTTCTGATTATATGAATCGGGTCATCGCCAAAAGCCCGGTAAAACGTGTAGCTCATCCATTGGAAATCGCCCAGATGGTTTATCATCTCGTCGGACCACATAGCGGGTACATCAACGGAGCCAGCATCACCATGGACGGCGGGATCAGCAGTCACATCGGAATTACGGATCAGTTGTCCTAG
- a CDS encoding methyl-accepting chemotaxis protein, with translation MRVGLINWSRSFKTRLIAAFLLILLVPTIVVGTLASNQAKQEMEKQILNSAKENVGLVNSIVTSTIKPKLDTIEFLAKTVNKSMYPTKDSAALVMPHLDIYSGMLPDTNGIGLGTVDGQYYQSPKVTVKAGFDPRTREWYKKAMENKGKAVITEPYVSAASGKVLVTISKTTDDGSGVVGIVMGVEQIKGLADMVSIGSDGYVMILDSNKKFVVHPEKESGTVAEESYFEKLYEGASGDFRYDEQGNEQEVHYTTNELTGWKIAGKLDRSEIQNSVQPIFTFTYMTIAICLIVGGLIVTVVLRSIIRSIHAVKVHAVKVSEGILTEPIQVRSNDEIGELGRAFNTMQDNLRTLISDVETRAEQVAASSEQLTASAQQTSIATEHVATAVQEVAGSVEKQTNGIDQNVHSLQNISDGVAQIVESVHGLTDIAEQTTIHAGEGGESVQKVMGQMDSIHASVEQLNHMVHSLSERSRDIVAFSEVISGISQQTNLLALNAAIEAARAGEHGKGFAVVATEVRLLAEQSQESAKQISDLIVEIQRDTQESVETMEKVRRDVSEGLRISKGTIDKFEEILTSTKQTNPRIEEVSSIARQIVAAVAEVKVTANELAMIAKGNAETAEEVAASTEEQLASMQEVSASAQSLSSLAEELNTMINKFRY, from the coding sequence GTGAGAGTTGGCCTAATAAATTGGAGTAGAAGCTTTAAAACGAGGTTAATCGCAGCCTTTCTATTGATTCTGCTTGTTCCTACTATTGTCGTTGGAACACTGGCTTCCAATCAGGCGAAGCAGGAGATGGAAAAACAGATCTTGAACAGCGCTAAAGAAAATGTCGGGCTGGTCAATTCGATTGTGACGAGTACGATTAAACCCAAGCTGGACACCATTGAGTTTTTAGCCAAAACCGTTAACAAAAGCATGTATCCAACCAAAGACAGTGCAGCGCTCGTCATGCCGCATCTGGATATTTACAGTGGAATGCTTCCGGACACGAATGGCATTGGTTTGGGGACAGTGGACGGCCAGTATTATCAATCCCCGAAGGTAACAGTAAAGGCAGGTTTTGATCCGCGAACGAGAGAATGGTACAAGAAAGCGATGGAAAATAAGGGGAAGGCTGTCATTACGGAGCCGTATGTCTCAGCAGCATCAGGCAAAGTCCTCGTTACCATTTCTAAAACGACGGATGATGGATCAGGTGTGGTCGGAATTGTGATGGGTGTCGAGCAGATCAAAGGTCTGGCGGATATGGTCAGTATCGGAAGCGACGGGTACGTCATGATTTTGGACAGCAACAAGAAGTTCGTTGTTCATCCAGAAAAAGAGTCTGGCACTGTAGCGGAAGAGAGCTATTTTGAAAAATTGTATGAAGGTGCATCAGGTGACTTCCGTTACGACGAGCAAGGCAACGAACAAGAAGTGCACTACACGACGAATGAGCTGACTGGCTGGAAAATCGCTGGAAAACTGGATCGTTCGGAGATACAGAACTCTGTACAGCCAATCTTCACCTTTACGTACATGACAATCGCTATTTGCTTGATTGTAGGAGGATTGATCGTAACGGTTGTACTGCGCTCGATTATCCGATCTATTCATGCGGTCAAGGTACATGCAGTCAAAGTGAGTGAGGGTATACTTACTGAGCCTATCCAGGTTCGTTCCAATGATGAGATTGGTGAGCTGGGTCGCGCCTTCAATACGATGCAGGACAACCTGCGCACGCTCATTTCGGATGTAGAGACAAGAGCAGAACAAGTGGCCGCTTCGTCTGAGCAATTGACCGCGAGTGCGCAGCAGACGAGCATCGCCACTGAGCATGTTGCCACGGCCGTGCAAGAAGTTGCTGGCAGCGTAGAGAAGCAAACGAATGGAATTGACCAAAACGTCCACTCTCTCCAAAATATATCAGACGGCGTAGCGCAAATTGTGGAGAGTGTACATGGATTGACGGATATCGCTGAGCAAACAACTATTCACGCAGGTGAAGGCGGCGAATCGGTTCAGAAGGTAATGGGCCAGATGGACTCGATTCACGCGTCTGTGGAACAGCTCAATCACATGGTTCATTCCCTTTCAGAACGCTCCAGAGACATTGTCGCCTTCTCCGAAGTGATCAGTGGAATTTCGCAGCAAACAAACCTGCTTGCACTGAATGCAGCGATCGAGGCGGCACGGGCAGGCGAGCATGGCAAAGGATTTGCGGTTGTAGCAACAGAGGTAAGGCTGTTGGCAGAGCAATCGCAGGAATCGGCCAAGCAAATTTCCGACCTTATCGTAGAAATTCAACGTGATACGCAAGAATCCGTTGAGACTATGGAGAAAGTCAGACGCGATGTTTCGGAAGGCTTGCGAATTTCCAAAGGTACGATTGATAAATTCGAGGAAATTTTGACAAGCACGAAACAAACAAATCCTCGTATCGAGGAGGTCTCGTCGATCGCTCGACAAATCGTAGCAGCTGTTGCGGAAGTAAAGGTGACAGCGAACGAGTTGGCGATGATTGCAAAAGGCAATGCAGAAACAGCAGAGGAAGTAGCCGCTTCTACAGAAGAGCAGCTCGCATCGATGCAAGAAGTTTCAGCATCTGCCCAATCTCTGTCATCGTTGGCAGAAGAGCTGAATACGATGATCAATAAATTTCGCTACTAA
- a CDS encoding GNAT family N-acetyltransferase, with protein sequence MNMRIRIEQVDDYSVTEQVVKSAFANAEFSDHKEHELVSRIRKSDAFIPALSLVAIDEENQEIIGHILLSKIYIRNDNRSIESLALAPVSVLPDYQSKGIGKKLILEALQKAKERGYQSVVVLGHSEYYPKFGFQKASHWGIKAPFDVPDEVFMALELQENALAQVSGVVEYSSAFFE encoded by the coding sequence ATGAACATGAGGATCAGAATAGAACAGGTAGATGATTATTCTGTTACGGAACAAGTCGTAAAAAGTGCATTCGCGAATGCAGAGTTCAGCGATCACAAAGAACATGAATTGGTGTCTCGCATCAGAAAATCTGATGCATTCATCCCCGCGTTATCTCTAGTTGCGATTGATGAAGAAAATCAAGAAATCATAGGACATATTCTTTTGTCGAAAATATACATTCGCAATGACAATCGGAGCATAGAGTCACTTGCACTTGCCCCAGTGTCTGTCTTGCCCGATTACCAAAGCAAAGGAATCGGAAAGAAGTTAATTCTCGAAGCCCTCCAAAAAGCCAAAGAACGGGGATACCAATCTGTTGTTGTTCTCGGGCATTCCGAATATTACCCGAAGTTTGGCTTCCAAAAAGCTTCGCACTGGGGAATAAAAGCACCTTTCGACGTACCGGATGAGGTATTTATGGCGTTGGAGCTGCAAGAAAATGCGCTGGCTCAAGTCTCGGGCGTTGTTGAATACTCCAGTGCTTTTTTTGAATAG
- a CDS encoding GRAM domain-containing protein: protein MELRRNESIVQENIAANLFRGMEGVGGKLTITSERLYFQPHSLNIQTQPLELNLNDIAAVEKRNTLFVIPNGMKIKMHNGQEHKFVVWKRAEIIGMIQDTKVKQKMTVIIKTR, encoded by the coding sequence ATGGAACTCAGGCGAAACGAATCGATCGTGCAAGAGAATATAGCGGCAAACCTATTCAGAGGAATGGAAGGAGTAGGTGGGAAGTTAACGATTACGAGTGAAAGACTCTATTTTCAACCACACAGTCTCAATATTCAAACACAACCTCTCGAATTAAACTTGAATGATATTGCGGCAGTTGAAAAGCGGAACACGCTGTTCGTGATCCCAAACGGAATGAAAATCAAGATGCATAATGGGCAAGAGCATAAATTTGTTGTATGGAAACGAGCGGAGATCATTGGAATGATTCAGGATACAAAAGTGAAGCAAAAAATGACGGTGATCATTAAGACGAGGTAA
- a CDS encoding TerC family protein produces MTDYLLSLLQIIMINLVLSGDNAVVIALACRNLSPELQKKATFWGSFGAIGLRIILTFIAIWLLNIPFVQVVGGLLLIWIAVKLLKGEDEDSHIGGGASFVEALKTIIFADLIMSLDNVIAVAGAANGNLVLVIIGLAISIPLIIWGSQLLMKLMNRFPIIVLLGAALLGYTAGEMIVGDKAVGSFLEGVMPSLHIILPVALALLVIVIGNYLKRKEKNVLNKEVTNNHAETL; encoded by the coding sequence ATGACAGATTACTTACTTAGCTTACTACAAATCATTATGATCAACCTGGTCCTGAGCGGAGACAATGCAGTCGTTATTGCTCTTGCCTGTCGCAACCTGAGTCCAGAGCTACAGAAAAAAGCCACCTTTTGGGGGAGCTTTGGTGCAATCGGACTGCGGATCATCCTTACCTTCATTGCCATCTGGCTGTTGAACATCCCGTTTGTCCAAGTCGTCGGAGGACTTTTGCTCATCTGGATTGCGGTCAAGCTGTTAAAAGGTGAAGATGAGGACAGTCACATTGGTGGCGGAGCGAGTTTTGTTGAGGCACTTAAAACCATTATTTTTGCCGATCTGATTATGAGTCTGGACAATGTCATTGCCGTAGCGGGAGCAGCGAACGGGAACCTGGTTTTGGTCATCATCGGTCTTGCCATCAGCATTCCGCTCATCATTTGGGGAAGCCAGTTGCTGATGAAGCTGATGAATCGTTTTCCCATCATCGTATTATTGGGGGCGGCATTGCTCGGATATACAGCAGGAGAAATGATTGTAGGAGACAAAGCAGTTGGCAGCTTCCTGGAGGGGGTAATGCCTTCGCTGCATATTATTTTGCCGGTAGCATTGGCACTTCTGGTAATTGTGATTGGAAACTATTTGAAAAGGAAGGAGAAAAATGTGTTAAATAAAGAAGTGACAAATAATCATGCGGAGACACTATAG